Below is a window of Mycolicibacterium chitae DNA.
GGGTCGCGCGCCGACGCGCCGAACGGGAACGGCTGCTGGCGCTGAACATGCCGCAGGTCATCGACGATCGCTGGTGGCCGCTGCCCGATCCCGTGCCCGAGGCGCCGGCCGAGCCGCGCCGCGACCGCGCGCCGGAGCCCGCGGGCGTGCTGCAGCGCGTCAGCTCCATGTGGCGGGATCGACCGGCGTTCGGGACCTGACCATCTCCTTGATGTCGTCGAGGCCCGACCAGATGTTGACGTTCATCCCGGCGCGCACCCGATCCTGCTCGTCGATCCAGAACGCGGTGAACTCGCGGCCCGCGACGTCGCCGCGGAACACGACGCGGTCGTCCGCGTCGGCGTGCCCCACGTACTCCATCCCGAGGTCGTACTGGTCGGTGAAGAAGTACGGCAGCTCGTCGTAGGCCGCCGGCGGGTCGTCCTTGCCCATCATGTTGCGTGCCGCCACGGCGGGCTGCTTGAGCGCATTGGCCCAGTGCTCGGTGCGAATCCGGTTGCCCAGCAGCGGGTGCTGCGCCGCGGCGATGTCGCCGACCGCGGAGATGTCGGGGTCGCTGGTGCGCAGCGAGGCATCGACGGCCACCCCGCCGTCGGCCAGGGTCAATCCGGCCGCCTCGGCGAGTTCGATGTTGGGTGCGGCCCCGACGGCCACCAGCACCGCGTCGGCGCGCACCTCGGAACCGTCCCCGAGCAGCAGGCCGGTGGCCCGGCCGTCGGCGGTGCTGATCTCCGCGACGCTCGATGCCAGCCGCAGGTCCACCTCGTGGTCGCGGTGCAGCGCCGCGAAGACCTCGCCGACCTGCGGGCCCAGGCTGGCCAGCAGCGGTAACCGGGCGGTGTCGACGACTGTGACGGCCACGCCGCGCTGCCGGGCCGTGGCCGTCACCTCAAGGCCGATCCAGCTGGCGCCGATCACCGCGAGCGTCGCGCCGTCGCGCAGCACCGCGTCGAGCGCCTCGGAGTCCTCGAGGGTGCGCAGGTAGTGCACCCCGTCGGCGTCGGCCCCGGTCAGCGCCGGGCGCCGCGCGCGGGAACCCGTGGCCAGCAACAGCTTGTCGTAGCCGAGTGGTTCGCCGTCGGGCAGCGTGACCGTGTGCCCGCGCGGGTCGATGGACCGCACCTCGGTGCCCAGCATGAGTTCCACGTCGTGGTCGCGATACCAGGCGGCGGGCGCGACGGTGAACTCCGGCACCGACTTCGCGCCGGCCAGGAACTCCTTGGACAACGGTGGTCGCTCGTACGGCAGTCGTTCCTCGCTGCCGATCAAGACGATGTGGCCGTCGAAGTCGTTGTCGCGCAATGCCTCCGCGGCCTTCGCGCCGGCCAGGCCGGCGCCTACGATGACAAATCGGGTGGATCTGGACATGTTCGTACTCCCCCCCGGGGAGGTTTCAGTCGAGGTCGATGCGGATGGTCAGCAGGTTGCTGCCCATCGCCCGGACCACGGCGCTGTTCATCCCGGGCAGTTGGCGCAGCCGGGCGGCCGGGTCGTCGTCGGGCAGCAGTGCGGCGGTGCCGGACCGCCAGCGGCCGCCGTGGCGAACCCGCACGGCCGGATTCGCCTTGATGTTGCGGACGTAATCGGAATGCTCGCCGTGCTCGGAGACCATCCAGAACTGGTCGTCGATCAGCCGTCCGCCCACCGCGGTGCGACGGGGCTGCCCGGACTTGCGGCCGGTGGTCTCGATGAGGGTGACCGGCGCGTTACGTCCGACGGGATTGACCAGGTAGCGCTGAATGGGATGCACGACGCGGCGCTTGAGATCGTTCAGGTCCAGCATGGGCGATGTCCGTTCGTCGGGAATGCTCCGCTTCGACGAGTCTAGGCCCGAACGACGGCGCCGCCGGGGGTGAACGCCAACGTTCACCCCCGGCGACGGGCCGGTCGTCACGCCGCGGCGATGGACTCCGCCGGCGCCGGCTCGAGGGCCGCGGCGACGATGTCGGCGACGTCGGTCATCGGGTGGACCGCCACGGCGGCCAGCACCTCGGCGTCGACGTCGTCGAGGTCGGCCTCGTTGCGCTGCGGGATGAACACCGTCGTCAGCCCGGCCCGCTGGGCGGCCAGCAGCTTCTGCTTGACGCCGCCGATGGGCAGCACCCGCCCGTTCAGCGTCACCTCGCCGGTCATCCCGACGTCGCCGCGCACCTTGCGCCCGGTGGCCATCGACACCAGCGCGGTGACCATCGTGACGCCCGCCGACGGCCCGTCCTTGGGCACCGCGCCGGCCGGCACGTGCACGTGGATGTGCCGGTCCAGGGCGGCCGGATCCACGCCGAGTTCGGCGGCGTGCGAACGCACATAGGACAGCGCGATCTGCGCGGACTCCTTCATCACCTCACCGAGTTGCCCGGTCAGCTGCAGGCCCGGCTCGGACCCACCGGCGCCGGCCTCGATGTAGAGCACGTCGCCGCCGAGTCCGGTCACCGCCAGGCCGGTGGCCACGCCGGGCACCGCGGTGCGCTCGCCCGATTCCGGGATGAAGCGGGGCCGCCCGAGGTAGTCGACCAGTTCCGGCTCGTCGATGACGATCGCCCCGGTGTCCGGGCCGTCCCCGGCGACCAGCCGGGTCGCGGCCTTGCGCAGCGCCTTGGCCAGCAGCCGCTCGAACTGCCGCACCCCGGGCTCGCGGGTGTAGTCCGCGGCGATCTTGCGCAGCGCCGCGTCGGTCACCGTCACCTCGTCGGCCGACAGTGCGGCCCGGTCCTGCTGCCGGGGCAGCAGATAGTCGCGGGCGATCGCGACCTTGTCGTCCTCGGTGTAGCCGTCGATGGTCACCAGTTCCATCCGGTCCAACAGCGGTCCGGGGATGTTCTCGACGACGTTGGCGGTCGCCAGGAACACCACATCGGACAGGTCCAGGTCCAGATCCAGGTAATGGTCGCGGAACGTGTGGTTCTGCGCCGGGTCGAGCACCTCCAGCAGCGCCGCGCTCGGATCACCCCGGTAGTCGGAGCCGACCTTGTCGATCTCGTCCAGCAGCACAACGGGATTCATCGAGCCGGCCTCGCCGATCGCGCGCACGATGCGGCCGGGCAGCGCCCCGACGTAGGTGCGACGGTGCCCGCGGATCTCGGCCTCGTCGCGCACGCCGCCGAGGGCCACCCGGACGAACTTGCGGCCCAGGGCGCGGGCCACGGACTCACCCAGCGACGTCTTGCCGACGCCCGGGGGACCCGCCAGCACCAGCACCGCACCGGAGCCGCGTCCGCCGACGACGGCCATCCCGCGCTGCGCGCGCCGGGCGCGCACCGCCAGGTATTCCACGATGCGTTCCTTGACGTCGGTCAGCCCGTGATGGTCGGCGTCCAGGATGGCCCGGGCCCCGGGCAGGTCGGTCGAGTCCTCGGTGTGCACGGCCCACGGCAGATCCAGCACCGTGTCCAGCCAGGTGCGGATCCAGCCGCCCTCCGGGCTCTGGTCGCTGGTGCGTTCCAGCTTGTCGACCTCGCGCAGCGCGGCCTCGCGCACGTGCTCGGGCAGTTCGGCGGCCTCGACGCGGGACCGGTAGTCATCGGATCCTTCGGCGTTGCCTTCACCCAGTTCCTTGCGGATGGCGGCCAGCTGCTGGCGCAGCAGGAACTCCTTGTGCTGCTTGTCCATCCCGGTGCGGACGTCCTCGGCGATCTTGTCGGTGACCTCGACCTCGGCGAGGTGCTCGCCGGTCCAGTCGATCAGCAGCCGCAACCGCTCGGCGACGTCGACGGTCTCCAGCAGTTGGCGCTTCTGCACGTTACTGAGATAGGACGCGTAGCCCGCGGTGTCGGCCAGTGTCGACGGATCGGAGATGCCGTTGACGTAGTCGATGATCTGCCAGGCCTCGCGGCGTTGCAGCATGGCCAGCAGCAACTGCTTGTACTCGGCGGTCAGGGTCTTGACCGTGTCGGTGGCGGCGCCGTCGGCACCGTCGGCACCCGCAGCGCCCTCGGGGGCCTCGGTGACCTCGACCCACAGCGCCGCGCCCGGCCCGGTGGTGCCGGCGCCGATGTGCGCGCGGCGTTCGCCGCGCACGACGGCGGCCTGCCCGGCGCTGCCGGGCATCCGCCCGACCTGCAGGATCGAGGCCAGCACGCCGTGGGTGGGGTAGCGGTCGTCGAGGCGGGGCGCGACCAGCAGTTGGGCCGAGCCGTCGGGCGCACTGGCCTGGGCCGCCTCGATGGCGGCCTGCGCGGCGTCGTCCAGTGCGATCGGCACGACCATGCCGGGCAGCACGATCGGCTCGGTCACGAACAGGACGGGAACCGCGACCGGCGCAGCAGTGGTTTCGGACATCACACCTCCAAAGTTGATTCTCCTGCGCTCAACCTTGGTGGCGTCGGGTTTGTTCCCGCCCGGCTCAGTTGACGTCGGTCTGCGCGCGCACCGCCTGCCGGAGTTCATGGCGCCGCCGGTCGATGATCTGGCCGATCTGATGCAGCATGGCCGGCCGTCCGGCGACCAATTCTTCGAGGTCCTCGCGGTCCACCTCGAGCATCGTGACCTCCCCGACGGCTATCGCGCGTGCGGCGACGGGTTCCCGGGTCAGACTGGTCTGCCCGATCAGATCACCGACCTGCAGTACCCGCACACCGAGTTGTACACCCTCGACGGCGGTCTGCAGCATCACCTGCCCGGCCACGACGAACCTCATCGAGTCGGGTGTGCTGCCGGCCGCTTCGATCAGTTCGTCGGCGCCATAGCGCACCAATCGAGCCCGGTCCAACAGCCAGCGTTGATCGGCCCGGGTGAGCCGTAGCGACCGTGTTCCCTCTGCAATGGCATCCCATCGTTGCTGCTCGGTGCCGGGGTCGTCCGCTGCACCGTCGAGGTGCAGGGCGGCACGCCGCGCGGCATACCAGAGCCACCGCAGGAAGGTGGCTCCGGCCGCGGGGTCATCGGCGGGACTGCGCAGCGGGATCGAGGTGCGATACCGGCCGGCGCCCAGCGGAACCACGGTGGGCTCGACGGCGAGGTGGCGCTGCGGGAGTCTGCCCGCGACCGTGCGCAGCAAGGCAATTACGAGATCTGGCGGGTCGCACACCGCGAAGGTGGTTTCCACTGCGATATGAGGGACGCCGGTGGGTCTGCTGAGATTGGTGAAGGAGGCCCCCGCCAGCACGGAGTTCGGTGTGATGGTCAGACCATCGCCGGTGTCGATGTGCACCGAGCGCCAGTTGACCTCGCGGACCTGGCCCCGGCCGGCGGGGGTGTCAAGCCAGTCGCCGAGTTCGAATGGCTGCTCGAACAGCATGAGCAGACCGGACACGATCTGTCCCACCGCGTTCTGCAGCGCCAGGCCGATAACGATCGACGTCACACCGAGTGCGGCGAACAGACCGCCGACGTTGGCTCCCCAGACGAACGAGAAGATCAGCCCCACGCCCAGGACGATGAGCAGGACTCGTGCGACATCCAGGAAAATCGACGGTATGCGTTTACGCCAGCTACCTTCCGGTGCGCTTTGGAACAGGGTGGCGTTGGTCCCGGACAGCAGCAAGACCAACACCACGAAACCGAGTGCGGTGGCGATCACCCGCACCGGGGTCGCCTCGATCGAGACCTCGGAGGCTTTCACCAACAGCACCAGCAATGCGGCCAGCGGCACGATGTAGACGCGTATCAGGTGGAGCGGACGCACCAGGGGACTGCTGCGTCTGCTCAGCACATGCTCCACCTCGGTGAGCACCACCAGCAGGGTGGGCAACGCGACGGCCACTCCCAGTGCCCAGTAGAACCAGGGCGAGCTGAACAGCGACGTCATCAGGACTTCTCCGTCAAACGCCAGATCGGCTCCGTGACGGTCGTCGAGCCGCGGCCAACGGTGACTTCGCCGGTCTCGACGAAGTGCCGGGACTCCCGCGTCGCGTCACGGACCGCGGAGGTGACGTAGATGCCGGGTTGGGACAAACCGCGCTGCGCTTCGAAAGCCAGATTCACCGCGGAGCCCCACATGTCGTAGATGATGTTGGTCCGGCCAACCAGCCCGGAGCTGACCGGTCCGGTGTCGATGCCGGCCCGCAGTGCCAGGTCATATCCCGTTTCGGCGTTGAATCGCCGGATGATCTGATCCATTTCGATGGCGAAATCAACGGTGCGGCCTGTGTTGTCCAATCGGGGCACGTTGAGCCCGCAGCTGGCCAGGTAACCGCTGCGCATGGTGCGTACCCGCTCCACACCGAGATGTTCGGCGGCCGCATCGAACTGCTGGAACAGGCGATTGACCACCGACAGCAGTTCGTTGGAATCCAACTGGGTCGACAGCGCGTCGAGGCCGACGATGTCTGCGAAGAGCACCGTGACGTTGTGATGGTCCTGCGCCACCACTTCGTCGCCCTCGCGATACCGCTCGACAACCGTCGCGGGCATCAGAGACAACAACAGCTCGTCGTTCTCCTTGCGCTGCTGGGCGATCAGTTCCTCTTTCAACCGCAGATTGCGCGTCATCTCGTTGAACGCGCTGGTGAGGTCGCCGAACTCATCGCGGGAAGTGACCGGCAGCGTGGTGTCGAAGTGGCCGGCGCTGATGCGCTGCGTTCCGGTCTCCAAAGCGCGTAGTGGGCGGACGAACATCCGGGCCAAGAACATCGAAGCCAGGCAGACCAGAAAGATGATGCCGACTGTGGACAGCACCAGGTTGCGGGTGAATGCCCGGACCGGCGCGAAGGCTTCGGCGGTGTCGATCTTGGCCGCGATCGACCAGTGCACCCCCGGCATGCTGACCGGACCGTAGGCCATCAGGACCTCGTTCCCGAGATAATCGCGCTGGACGAGGGTCCCGGTCTCACCCCGTTGGGCCCGCTCGAAGCCCTCCCCGCCCACCGGCTGGACCAGGGTTGTCCCGCCCAATTGGAGGGCCTGTTCGACCACGTCGAGCGGTGTTCCGCTGGCCAGCGCCGCTTCCCGGTATCGTTCGGGGTCTTCGAGGAAAAGCCGGGAGTCGGTACGCATCTTGCCGTCGGGTCCCGCCAGGAAAACCTCACCGGTTGCCCCGGTGCCGACCTCTTCCCAGTCTCCATCGGCGGTCACGATGCTGTTGAGTGTGGCGATGGGGTACTGCAGCGCGAACACGCCTTCGATCCGGCCGGGTTCACCGATCGGCGACATCAGCCACGCCACCGGTTCGTTGTGGCTGGGCAGGTAGTGGGCGAAGTCGGTGGCTATCACCGTGTCGTCGTCGTGGGAACTCGTCACCAGCTCGAAGGCAGTGGTCAGACTGCTTTCGCGGTAGGGGCCGGTGAGGATGTTGGTGCCGAGATCGACGCCCCGGTAGGCGGTGTACACCACGGTGCCGTCCAGATCGATGAGCATGACGTCGTCGTAGCCGAAGCGAGTGACCATATCGCGGAAGAAGTCGTGGTGACGCCTACTGGCGGCCGACCAAGCGCTACCGTCGCCGGCGTCGTCGACCTCGATCGAGTAGGTCTCGCTGTCGTAGGGCGCCGTATAGATGGATTGCAGGTATGTCTGCGCGTTGGATTGCGGTAGTAAGCCGGCGACATCGAGTTCGGTGTCGGATCGCTTTTCGACAAGTGGCTTGAACTCTTCAGAGTAGTACTCGCTGACCTGCTCGGCTTGTTCCGGCGACACGGACTCGTCAGCGAGTTCCGCGAAGCCTCGTTTGAACTCCCGCATCGCGGTGACGGCGGTGGCCCCGCGACTGTAGACGGCCATGGTGTCTTGCAACTCCTTGGCCTGACGCTCAGTTTGACGGGTCGATGTTTCACGCAACTCGGTCAACCGGTCGAACACCGATGCCCGCAGCGAACTCTGCCCCGACTGATACCCGATGAAGCCGACGACAGCGGCGGAGACCACGCTGGTCAGCAGCAGCATCAGCAACAGCTTGGACTGGACGCTGAATCCCGAGGGCCGCCAGCGCCGCCGGGGAGTCGTCCGTCGATGCTCGGCGTCGTGGCCTACCGGTAGCTCAGTTTCGGTGTCCGTCATTACTTGAGCAGGGTAACCGGTAGTCCCCGAGCGGGTGGCCGACCGCGAACATCCCAGAGGGTCCTCAGTGCGGCTGCAGGATCAGCCAGGCGTGCGCGGGTACCGTCGCATCGGTGGTGCTGGCACGGGGCGGGGCACCCGTGCCGGCGATCAGTTCGGCGCGGTCAAATCCGAGTTCGGGCAGTCGGATTGGCATCGGTTCCTCGGTCAGGTTGAGCGCCACCAGCAGTGTCTCCCCGGTCGCACCCGCGGCGCTGCTCTGGTACAGATAGCTCCGGTTATCCAGCCGCAGCGCGCTGGTACGCGCGGTGTGCAGCCACGGGTTTCGGCGGCGCAAGCCGATGAGGAACTGGTGCAGCGCGAACATCTCGGCGCCCGCGTCGTCGACCGGCAATGGGGGAGAACCGAACTCGGGGCGGATCGCATCGTCCCCACCGAAGCGCTCCTCCTTCAGACCGCGGAAGGCGAACTCGTCGCCGGCGTAGATGCTGGGCACTCCGCCGGTCGTCATCAGCACCACCAGGGCGTGTGCGACGTGGCGCGGATCGGCCAGTTGGGTGGCGATCCGGGTGACATCGTGGTTGCCGATGAAGGTCAGCGGCGCGAAGGTGTCCAGAAATTCGTTGTGCCGCTGCAGTGCCCAGTCCAGTTCGTGGAAGTTGCCGTCGTTGAGCGCACTCCAGATCGCCTTCCACAGCTCGTACTGGGTCACGGAGTCGAAGCCGGCGTCACCGACCATGCCCGGGTAGTCGCCGTGGATCACCTCGGCGACGAACCAGGCGTCGGGATGCTCGGCGCGCACCCGCGGCAGCACCCGGGCCCAGAACCGCGGCGGGACCGCGTAGGCCGCGTCGAGGCGCCAACCGTCGGCGCCGCGGCCCAACCAGTGCGCCAAGACGTCGGCGACGTAGTCGATCACCTCGGCGTTGTCGTGGTCGAGCGCGATGAGGTCGCCGTGGCCCTCGAAGGTGGCGAAGCCACCCGGATCGCGCGGTGCGCGCCGAAACCAGTTCAGCGCCGCGGGATCACCGTCGAGCGCCGCGCGATGGCGCGCGAAGTCGACGCCCACGTGGTTGAACACACCGTCGAGCAGGACCCGCAGGCCCCGGTCGTGGGCGGCGGCGATCAGTTCGTCGAAGTCGTCGTCGTCGCCGAGACGCGGGTCGACGCGGTAGTGGTCGGTGGTGTCGTAGCCGTGCGTGCGGGAGGCGAACACCGGGCCCAGCGCGACTCCCGAGGCGCCGAGGGCCACCGCGTGGTCGAACCATTCGGTGACGCGCCGCAACCGATGTTCCTCGGGCGTCGGGGCGGGGTCGGTCGGGAAGGCGCCGACGAAGCCGAGTGGATAGACCTGCCACCAGATTGCGTGGGCGATCCACCCAGGGGTGGTCACGGTCGAAACCTGGCCTCGTACAAGGCCTTCATCTCGTCCTCGAACTCGGCGACCGGGCCCTCGGCCACGACCCGCGGGGCCACCGTGGTGATGGGCAGTGGCGCAACGGGACCCGGCGGGCAGCCCCATTCCTCGCGCCAGGTGGACAGCTGCGCCGACGAAGTGGCGTAGACGATGCGGCCCAGACCCACCCAGGCGTGGGCGGCCGAGCACATCGGGCAGTGCTCGCCGGTGGTGTAGACCGTGGCCCGGATGCGGCGCACGGGCGGGACGTTGGCCGCGGCCCACTGCGCGATGGCGAACTCGGGGTGCCGGGTCGCGTCGCCGCCGGCGACCCGGTTGCGGTCCTCGAAGAGGATCTTGCCGTCGGCGTCGACCAGGATCGAGCCGAACGGTTCATCACCGGCTTCGAGAGCTTCGCGCGCCAGTTCGACACAGCGCGCCAGGTATTCGACATCCACCTCGGTCACGGCCACGCTCGCCGAGTCTACGCACCGTCGGCGGCGGCCCCGGCGATCTGCCATTCGGCCGCGGCGCGCTGCTGCGTCCAGAACTCGGCGAAGCGGCCGTCGGCGACCAGCAGCTGCTCGATGCTGCCGTCCTCGACGATGCGGCCGGATTCGACGAACAGCACCCGGTCGGCGTTGCGGATGCTGGCCAGCCGGTGCGCGACGATCACCCGGGTGCGCGGCCGCTGATCGGCGGTCAGCGCGTCCACCACGGCGGCCTCGTTCTCGGTGTCCAGGGCGCTGGTGGCCTCGTCGACCAGCAGCACCGGCGCGGGTTTGACCAGGGCGCGCGCGATGCTGACCCGTTGCCGCTCGCCGCCGGACAGTGCGGTGCCGGCCTCGCCGACCACGGTCCGATCGCCGTCGGGCAACCGGCCGGTCAGCTCGTCGACCCGGGCCAGGCGCATGGCCTCGGTTACCGCACCGTCGCCGGCCTGCGGGTCGCCGACCAGGATGTTGTCGCGCACCGACCCGTCGAACAGATACGGGTGCTGGAACACCACGCTGACCG
It encodes the following:
- a CDS encoding NAD(P)/FAD-dependent oxidoreductase, yielding MSRSTRFVIVGAGLAGAKAAEALRDNDFDGHIVLIGSEERLPYERPPLSKEFLAGAKSVPEFTVAPAAWYRDHDVELMLGTEVRSIDPRGHTVTLPDGEPLGYDKLLLATGSRARRPALTGADADGVHYLRTLEDSEALDAVLRDGATLAVIGASWIGLEVTATARQRGVAVTVVDTARLPLLASLGPQVGEVFAALHRDHEVDLRLASSVAEISTADGRATGLLLGDGSEVRADAVLVAVGAAPNIELAEAAGLTLADGGVAVDASLRTSDPDISAVGDIAAAQHPLLGNRIRTEHWANALKQPAVAARNMMGKDDPPAAYDELPYFFTDQYDLGMEYVGHADADDRVVFRGDVAGREFTAFWIDEQDRVRAGMNVNIWSGLDDIKEMVRSRTPVDPATWS
- a CDS encoding nitroreductase family deazaflavin-dependent oxidoreductase; translated protein: MLDLNDLKRRVVHPIQRYLVNPVGRNAPVTLIETTGRKSGQPRRTAVGGRLIDDQFWMVSEHGEHSDYVRNIKANPAVRVRHGGRWRSGTAALLPDDDPAARLRQLPGMNSAVVRAMGSNLLTIRIDLD
- the lon gene encoding endopeptidase La, whose product is MSETTAAPVAVPVLFVTEPIVLPGMVVPIALDDAAQAAIEAAQASAPDGSAQLLVAPRLDDRYPTHGVLASILQVGRMPGSAGQAAVVRGERRAHIGAGTTGPGAALWVEVTEAPEGAAGADGADGAATDTVKTLTAEYKQLLLAMLQRREAWQIIDYVNGISDPSTLADTAGYASYLSNVQKRQLLETVDVAERLRLLIDWTGEHLAEVEVTDKIAEDVRTGMDKQHKEFLLRQQLAAIRKELGEGNAEGSDDYRSRVEAAELPEHVREAALREVDKLERTSDQSPEGGWIRTWLDTVLDLPWAVHTEDSTDLPGARAILDADHHGLTDVKERIVEYLAVRARRAQRGMAVVGGRGSGAVLVLAGPPGVGKTSLGESVARALGRKFVRVALGGVRDEAEIRGHRRTYVGALPGRIVRAIGEAGSMNPVVLLDEIDKVGSDYRGDPSAALLEVLDPAQNHTFRDHYLDLDLDLSDVVFLATANVVENIPGPLLDRMELVTIDGYTEDDKVAIARDYLLPRQQDRAALSADEVTVTDAALRKIAADYTREPGVRQFERLLAKALRKAATRLVAGDGPDTGAIVIDEPELVDYLGRPRFIPESGERTAVPGVATGLAVTGLGGDVLYIEAGAGGSEPGLQLTGQLGEVMKESAQIALSYVRSHAAELGVDPAALDRHIHVHVPAGAVPKDGPSAGVTMVTALVSMATGRKVRGDVGMTGEVTLNGRVLPIGGVKQKLLAAQRAGLTTVFIPQRNEADLDDVDAEVLAAVAVHPMTDVADIVAAALEPAPAESIAAA
- a CDS encoding mechanosensitive ion channel domain-containing protein, whose protein sequence is MTSLFSSPWFYWALGVAVALPTLLVVLTEVEHVLSRRSSPLVRPLHLIRVYIVPLAALLVLLVKASEVSIEATPVRVIATALGFVVLVLLLSGTNATLFQSAPEGSWRKRIPSIFLDVARVLLIVLGVGLIFSFVWGANVGGLFAALGVTSIVIGLALQNAVGQIVSGLLMLFEQPFELGDWLDTPAGRGQVREVNWRSVHIDTGDGLTITPNSVLAGASFTNLSRPTGVPHIAVETTFAVCDPPDLVIALLRTVAGRLPQRHLAVEPTVVPLGAGRYRTSIPLRSPADDPAAGATFLRWLWYAARRAALHLDGAADDPGTEQQRWDAIAEGTRSLRLTRADQRWLLDRARLVRYGADELIEAAGSTPDSMRFVVAGQVMLQTAVEGVQLGVRVLQVGDLIGQTSLTREPVAARAIAVGEVTMLEVDREDLEELVAGRPAMLHQIGQIIDRRRHELRQAVRAQTDVN
- a CDS encoding adenylate/guanylate cyclase domain-containing protein, producing the protein MTDTETELPVGHDAEHRRTTPRRRWRPSGFSVQSKLLLMLLLTSVVSAAVVGFIGYQSGQSSLRASVFDRLTELRETSTRQTERQAKELQDTMAVYSRGATAVTAMREFKRGFAELADESVSPEQAEQVSEYYSEEFKPLVEKRSDTELDVAGLLPQSNAQTYLQSIYTAPYDSETYSIEVDDAGDGSAWSAASRRHHDFFRDMVTRFGYDDVMLIDLDGTVVYTAYRGVDLGTNILTGPYRESSLTTAFELVTSSHDDDTVIATDFAHYLPSHNEPVAWLMSPIGEPGRIEGVFALQYPIATLNSIVTADGDWEEVGTGATGEVFLAGPDGKMRTDSRLFLEDPERYREAALASGTPLDVVEQALQLGGTTLVQPVGGEGFERAQRGETGTLVQRDYLGNEVLMAYGPVSMPGVHWSIAAKIDTAEAFAPVRAFTRNLVLSTVGIIFLVCLASMFLARMFVRPLRALETGTQRISAGHFDTTLPVTSRDEFGDLTSAFNEMTRNLRLKEELIAQQRKENDELLLSLMPATVVERYREGDEVVAQDHHNVTVLFADIVGLDALSTQLDSNELLSVVNRLFQQFDAAAEHLGVERVRTMRSGYLASCGLNVPRLDNTGRTVDFAIEMDQIIRRFNAETGYDLALRAGIDTGPVSSGLVGRTNIIYDMWGSAVNLAFEAQRGLSQPGIYVTSAVRDATRESRHFVETGEVTVGRGSTTVTEPIWRLTEKS
- a CDS encoding alpha-amylase family glycosyl hydrolase — its product is MTTPGWIAHAIWWQVYPLGFVGAFPTDPAPTPEEHRLRRVTEWFDHAVALGASGVALGPVFASRTHGYDTTDHYRVDPRLGDDDDFDELIAAAHDRGLRVLLDGVFNHVGVDFARHRAALDGDPAALNWFRRAPRDPGGFATFEGHGDLIALDHDNAEVIDYVADVLAHWLGRGADGWRLDAAYAVPPRFWARVLPRVRAEHPDAWFVAEVIHGDYPGMVGDAGFDSVTQYELWKAIWSALNDGNFHELDWALQRHNEFLDTFAPLTFIGNHDVTRIATQLADPRHVAHALVVLMTTGGVPSIYAGDEFAFRGLKEERFGGDDAIRPEFGSPPLPVDDAGAEMFALHQFLIGLRRRNPWLHTARTSALRLDNRSYLYQSSAAGATGETLLVALNLTEEPMPIRLPELGFDRAELIAGTGAPPRASTTDATVPAHAWLILQPH
- a CDS encoding nucleoside deaminase is translated as MAVTEVDVEYLARCVELAREALEAGDEPFGSILVDADGKILFEDRNRVAGGDATRHPEFAIAQWAAANVPPVRRIRATVYTTGEHCPMCSAAHAWVGLGRIVYATSSAQLSTWREEWGCPPGPVAPLPITTVAPRVVAEGPVAEFEDEMKALYEARFRP